A genomic segment from Lignipirellula cremea encodes:
- a CDS encoding ATP-grasp domain-containing protein: MYDLPDGYDLMLLEEAVWLVTRKINNPAYDFAFESALACRRPWRRPEAITAVARVGAPADYDQLFQQLVDCGITLVNSPGQHRNGSELPQWYPCIEKLTPASVWYDSPPESSTVAESIGWPVFIKGARQTSRHDPRKCIARNPAEYERVIEAYRRDAILGWQQCVIRELVELRPVKCDATTKIQPSFEFRTFWWYNQLVGAGPYWSHFATYTWTGAEREACIAVAGDAAARVDCPFLVVDMAQTVEGQWIVIECNDAQESGYAGVSPFALWNEIFRQARLANG; this comes from the coding sequence ATGTACGATCTGCCTGACGGCTACGATTTGATGCTTCTCGAAGAGGCGGTCTGGCTGGTCACGCGAAAGATCAACAATCCGGCGTATGACTTTGCGTTTGAGTCCGCGCTGGCGTGTCGACGTCCCTGGCGTCGCCCGGAGGCGATTACGGCCGTTGCTCGCGTCGGCGCACCGGCGGACTACGACCAGCTGTTCCAGCAGTTGGTGGATTGTGGGATTACGCTTGTTAATTCGCCCGGCCAGCATCGGAATGGCAGTGAACTGCCCCAGTGGTATCCGTGCATTGAGAAGCTAACGCCAGCATCCGTCTGGTATGATTCGCCGCCCGAATCCAGCACCGTTGCCGAGTCGATCGGGTGGCCCGTGTTCATCAAAGGGGCTCGCCAGACCAGCCGCCACGATCCGCGAAAATGTATCGCCCGGAATCCGGCCGAATACGAACGGGTGATCGAAGCGTACCGGCGCGACGCCATACTCGGCTGGCAGCAATGCGTCATCCGCGAACTGGTCGAACTGCGGCCGGTCAAATGCGACGCCACAACCAAGATTCAACCTTCTTTTGAGTTTCGAACTTTCTGGTGGTACAACCAACTGGTGGGCGCGGGTCCGTACTGGTCCCACTTTGCGACGTATACATGGACGGGTGCGGAACGCGAGGCTTGTATCGCGGTCGCGGGCGACGCCGCCGCACGGGTCGATTGCCCCTTTCTGGTCGTTGATATGGCGCAGACGGTCGAGGGTCAATGGATCGTCATCGAATGTAACGACGCTCAGGAAAGCGGGTATGCGGGCGTTTCCCCGTTTGCTCTATGGAACGAGATCTTTCGCCAGGCCCGACTGGCGAATGGGTAA
- a CDS encoding NAD(P)H-binding protein, with protein MSTDASDAGIPREPIVLLTGASGYVGGRLLPLLARQPGRVRCLARNPEKLRRLASDNVEIVQADVLDPDSLQKALQGVTTAYYLIHLMSGSNNFEEQDRQAATHFAAAAKAAGVQRIVYLGGLGDDSDPDLSPHLRSRHEVGKLLRESGVETIEFRAGMVIGAGSLSFQLMQSLTDRLPVMICPRWLTTKTQPIAVEDVLSYLLAAKDLPPGESRTFEIGSHDTATYADLIREYARQRGLRRWLIFVPVLTPYLSGLWLALVTPSTYEVGRHLIEGLKNPTIVQDPSAQQAFSIRPVGIKEAIQQSLAGEKTD; from the coding sequence ATGTCGACAGACGCAAGCGATGCTGGAATCCCCCGGGAGCCGATCGTTTTATTGACCGGCGCGTCAGGCTATGTGGGCGGCCGTCTGCTGCCGCTCCTGGCCCGGCAGCCAGGCCGGGTGCGATGCCTGGCCCGGAATCCCGAGAAACTACGTCGCCTGGCTAGCGATAACGTCGAGATCGTCCAGGCGGATGTGCTCGATCCTGACTCGCTCCAGAAGGCCCTGCAGGGAGTGACGACGGCGTATTATCTGATCCATCTGATGTCGGGCTCGAACAACTTTGAGGAGCAGGATCGCCAGGCAGCGACCCATTTTGCCGCGGCCGCAAAGGCGGCGGGCGTCCAGCGGATCGTTTACCTGGGCGGGCTGGGCGACGATTCCGACCCCGACCTTTCGCCCCATCTGCGCAGCCGGCATGAAGTGGGCAAGCTGCTTCGCGAGTCGGGCGTTGAAACGATCGAGTTCCGGGCCGGCATGGTCATCGGGGCGGGGAGCCTTTCTTTCCAGCTGATGCAATCGCTGACCGATCGGTTGCCCGTGATGATCTGCCCTCGCTGGCTCACCACCAAGACCCAGCCGATCGCGGTGGAGGACGTTCTGTCCTATCTGCTGGCCGCCAAAGACCTGCCGCCAGGCGAAAGTCGTACGTTCGAGATCGGCAGTCACGACACGGCGACCTATGCCGACCTTATCAGGGAATACGCCCGGCAGCGCGGGCTGCGTCGCTGGCTGATCTTTGTCCCCGTGCTGACGCCTTACCTGTCCGGCCTGTGGCTGGCGCTGGTGACGCCGTCGACTTACGAAGTGGGCCGCCACCTGATCGAAGGCCTTAAGAATCCAACCATCGTCCAGGACCCGTCCGCCCAGCAGGCCTTTTCGATCCGTCCCGTCGGCATCAAAGAAGCGATCCAGCAATCCCTGGCCGGCGAGAAGACGGATTGA
- a CDS encoding tellurite resistance TerB family protein, with the protein MGLFDSLFGGMEASTKLNPQEAFAGILLGASACDGHIADDEVQCLVTTLVRMKMFQRFTGPQFNQTLNKLLGFLKKKGVDALIDACAAGLPKNLDKTAFTNACDIVLADGVVEPDEKMFIDRLRVKLGIDEPIAKAIAEVMVIKNRG; encoded by the coding sequence ATGGGCCTGTTCGATTCCTTATTTGGCGGAATGGAAGCCAGCACGAAACTCAATCCTCAGGAAGCGTTTGCGGGGATTCTGCTTGGCGCCAGTGCATGCGACGGACACATTGCGGACGACGAGGTGCAATGCCTGGTCACGACCCTGGTGCGCATGAAAATGTTCCAGCGCTTTACCGGCCCCCAGTTCAACCAGACGCTGAACAAGCTGCTGGGCTTTCTCAAAAAGAAAGGGGTCGATGCGCTGATCGACGCCTGTGCGGCCGGCTTGCCGAAGAATCTCGACAAGACTGCTTTCACCAACGCTTGCGACATTGTTCTGGCCGACGGCGTGGTGGAGCCCGATGAAAAAATGTTTATCGATCGCTTGCGGGTTAAACTGGGCATCGACGAACCAATCGCCAAAGCCATCGCCGAGGTGATGGTTATTAAAAATCGAGGGTAG
- a CDS encoding tellurite resistance TerB family protein: MSLFDDVLGDSSFQPQAFGPQEAFAGILLSASACDGHIADEEVQSLMTILTRMKLYQHVPPHKFNSMMDRLIGVLKRGGPEKLVQMSTPAIPPELRETVFANACDIVLADGVVEQDEKEFIDDLLVKLEIDRNRATNIVKVMVFKNQG; the protein is encoded by the coding sequence ATGTCATTATTCGACGATGTCCTGGGCGACTCCTCTTTTCAGCCTCAAGCTTTTGGACCCCAGGAGGCGTTCGCCGGGATCCTGCTAAGCGCTTCTGCCTGCGACGGCCATATCGCCGACGAAGAGGTGCAAAGCCTGATGACGATCCTCACGCGGATGAAGCTGTACCAGCACGTTCCGCCCCACAAGTTCAACTCCATGATGGACCGGCTGATCGGCGTGCTGAAACGCGGCGGCCCGGAAAAGCTGGTGCAAATGTCGACGCCCGCCATTCCGCCCGAGCTGCGGGAAACGGTCTTTGCCAACGCCTGCGATATCGTGCTGGCCGACGGCGTGGTGGAGCAGGACGAAAAAGAGTTCATCGACGATCTGCTGGTCAAACTCGAAATCGACCGGAACCGGGCCACCAATATCGTGAAGGTCATGGTCTTCAAGAACCAGGGCTAA